AAGTTAGTTCTGGCGATTTAATTAGCGCCGATGGATTTGTCATTGAAAATAAAGAATTATCCGTATCTGAAGCAATTCTTACTGGTGAGTCAACATCAATTTTTAAAGATGAATTTAAAAATTGGGACGATAAAGCTTCAAAAGTTTACAGCGGAACAAGTGTCTTAAATGGACAGGCAAAAATTTTGGTCTCAGATGTTGGTCAAAATACTGAACTTGGAAAAATTGCTTCGCTTGTAACAAAAACAGCCGAATTAGAATCCCCGCTTCAGAAAAAAATTGCTAAATTTTCAAAAATTATCACTTTTATTGCCGCATTTTTAGCAATTTTTTTCTTTTTTATTTATATATTTTTGGTTGAAAATGGCGATTTTAACCAATCAAAACACGCTGTTATAATATCACTTTCACTAGCAATTGGCTTTATTCCCGAGGGTTTGATTCCGCTTGTTACTATAAATTTAATTATTGGTGTTAAAAAATTAGCAAAAAATAATGCAATTGTAAAAGATTTAAAAACAATTGAAACTCTTGGAGCAGTTTCAATTGTATGTTCAGATAAAACTGGGACAATAACTGAAAATAAAATGCAAATTAAGGAAATTTATTATCACCAAATTGAATCAAAAAATTTCTGGACACAAGCTGTTTTAAATACAACCGCATATAGTTTTTTTGATAAGTCAGTTGAAAAATATTACGGTGATCCTGAGGAAATTTTAATTTTACAAAAGGCAAAAACTTTTGAAATTCAAAAAGAAGTAGTTGAAAAACAACACAAATTTTTAGACAAAATTGTGTTTAATTCCAAACTCAAATTTTCAGCAACTTTTTATGAAATTGATAACAAAAAGTTTCTTTTTATCAAAGGGGCACCTGAAATTATTTTTAAAAAGGCGGATAATTTAGACCCTATTTTAGAAGAAAAATTAACCCAAATGCAAAATTTAGGATATCGTATTTTTGCATTTGGATATCGTGAAATTGAAAATGAACTTCAACCTAATGAAAATCTAGAAAATTATGTAAAAAACATAATGATTTCAGGACTTGTATGTTTTCAAGACCCACCACGAAAAGAAATTAAACCGATTGTTAAAGATCTTTTAGATGCAGAAATCAAAACAATAATGATAACAGGAGACAATTTTCACACTGCCTCATCAATTGCAAAAAATGTTGAAATTTTAGGCCCAGAATCACTTGCAACAGGCAACCCTGATTGAAAAAAAGATGACTTTTGACGTGAAAATGTTGAAAAATTCCACCTTTATTCACGTGTTCAACCTGAAGATAAATTAGAAATTGTCGGCGCACTACAATCAAAAAAACATGTTGTTGCTATGTTAGGTGACGGAGTTAACGATGCTCCATCATTAAAAAAAGCCGATGTTGGTTTTGCAATGGGAATAACTGGTTCACAAGTTTCAAAACAAGTTGCTAATGTTGTTTTAGCTGATGATAATTTTAAAACTCTTTATCAAGCAATACAAATTGGCCGTAATATTGTTGCAAATATTAAAAAACTGTTTGTTTTTTTACTTGTTGCTAATTTTTCAATGCTTATATCAGTTATTTTTGCAACCTTACTTTTTAAGGAACAAATTTTTACATCACTACAAATACTTTGAATAAATGTTGTTTCTGAAACTTTCGGCGGGATCGCCCTTGGTCTTACAAATATTTCAAAAAATGTTATGAATAAAGGCTTTTTAAACGAAAATAAATCACTTTTTAATAAAAAACTGATTTTTAGCATAATGTTTTGAGCAATTTTCATCTCATTTTTAGCACTGCTAAGTTTTTGAATCACAAATTCACAAACATTTTCATTTTTAATTATCAGCATTAGTCTTTCAAGTCTTTCTTATATACTTGCGGCCGATGAGAATATTTTTAAATATAAATTTGCAGATTTAAAATTTTTACATCTTGGCTTCTTAGCTAGTTTTGTTTCAATTCTAATTGTTTCCTTTATTCCGGGAATAAATTTTGTTTTTTCACAAAATGATTTTAGTAATTCAAACTTTCTAATTTTAAAGAATAATTATAATTATTTGCTACTTTTAACAATTTTTGCTCCTTTTGTATTAGACCAAATTTTAAAATTTTTTAAAACATACTTTAAAAAATTTTAATTAATTTTGGTTTTTTCAACAATCAAGGTCAACTGTAGTTTCATCAAATTCAGATGGATTTTCAATATTAAACAAAATATACAACATTGTTCGTTTTATGCGTGAATTAGTATAACGTTTTGAATTAGTGGCGCTCAAAAAACTATCTAAGTCAGGTTGATCGATATGTTTTTTGAATAAATTTTCAATTCCTTCTTTTACTAGTCAAATTTTTCTTAGTGATTCAGGCGACTTTTGTCGAATAATTTCCTGAAATTTTGGATATAACGAGGCTAACGAGCAAACTGGTTGGCTAAATTGCATTGGTGAAAACTGAGAAATGGACTTATTTTGGCTAATTAATTTTCGCAAGTATGTTGCTGAAGCAAACTTTCCAGTTGGTGTTGTTTCATTATAATCAATAGTTCTTTTAAGACTATATGCCTGAATTGGATAATTATTTAGCACAATTTGTTTAACATATTCAAATCCAAGAATATCATTAGGGTAAATAATTTTTTGCGAGCTAATTTTTTCAAGGGCAATGGCTGCTGCATTTGGAAAAGAATTGCCTAATTTTAATGCTTTTTTAAGATGAATATTATATTCATCAATGTTATTTTTTCACAAGTTTGCTAAATTATATAGATTTTGAACATCATTTGATTCTGATCCAAAAATGATTTTGTCTATTTTATGGTCAAAAATTAGTTTTAGTGCGCCTTGGGCAAAAATATGAGCAGCTTGACTTGTATATTCAAAAGGCAACCTAATTACAAAATCAGCTCCATATTTTAGTGCTATTTTCTTTTTTGTTTCAAAATTAGTAAGACTAATCTCACCTCGTTGGGTGAAATTTCCGCCTAAAATTATGTAAATTTTGTCGTTAGGAAAGTTTTTTTTAACATATTCAAGCTGATAAATATGACCATTATGAAAAGGATTATACTCAGCGATAATTGCAATTGCCATTTTTCCTCTTTTTTAAAAATAGTATTACTTTTAAATTTAAAAAAAC
This sequence is a window from Mesomycoplasma ovipneumoniae. Protein-coding genes within it:
- a CDS encoding cation-translocating P-type ATPase, translating into MFKKEKKEKNDYKNTDKITFLEEIDKEKGLNQEQIEKSKNFFGENRLPKIPEKSIFFRILLQLKEPLTLVLIFVIIISVIISSVFEHDLPFWAKLISYLEPVVIALIIAINVFFSLVQETKSKKAIDAISDLNSPVSTLIRDGKKISLKSDEILVGDILEVSSGDLISADGFVIENKELSVSEAILTGESTSIFKDEFKNWDDKASKVYSGTSVLNGQAKILVSDVGQNTELGKIASLVTKTAELESPLQKKIAKFSKIITFIAAFLAIFFFFIYIFLVENGDFNQSKHAVIISLSLAIGFIPEGLIPLVTINLIIGVKKLAKNNAIVKDLKTIETLGAVSIVCSDKTGTITENKMQIKEIYYHQIESKNFWTQAVLNTTAYSFFDKSVEKYYGDPEEILILQKAKTFEIQKEVVEKQHKFLDKIVFNSKLKFSATFYEIDNKKFLFIKGAPEIIFKKADNLDPILEEKLTQMQNLGYRIFAFGYREIENELQPNENLENYVKNIMISGLVCFQDPPRKEIKPIVKDLLDAEIKTIMITGDNFHTASSIAKNVEILGPESLATGNPDWKKDDFWRENVEKFHLYSRVQPEDKLEIVGALQSKKHVVAMLGDGVNDAPSLKKADVGFAMGITGSQVSKQVANVVLADDNFKTLYQAIQIGRNIVANIKKLFVFLLVANFSMLISVIFATLLFKEQIFTSLQILWINVVSETFGGIALGLTNISKNVMNKGFLNENKSLFNKKLIFSIMFWAIFISFLALLSFWITNSQTFSFLIISISLSSLSYILAADENIFKYKFADLKFLHLGFLASFVSILIVSFIPGINFVFSQNDFSNSNFLILKNNYNYLLLLTIFAPFVLDQILKFFKTYFKKF
- a CDS encoding nucleotidyltransferase, with protein sequence MAIAIIAEYNPFHNGHIYQLEYVKKNFPNDKIYIILGGNFTQRGEISLTNFETKKKIALKYGADFVIRLPFEYTSQAAHIFAQGALKLIFDHKIDKIIFGSESNDVQNLYNLANLWKNNIDEYNIHLKKALKLGNSFPNAAAIALEKISSQKIIYPNDILGFEYVKQIVLNNYPIQAYSLKRTIDYNETTPTGKFASATYLRKLISQNKSISQFSPMQFSQPVCSLASLYPKFQEIIRQKSPESLRKIWLVKEGIENLFKKHIDQPDLDSFLSATNSKRYTNSRIKRTMLYILFNIENPSEFDETTVDLDCWKNQN